The following proteins are co-located in the Chlamydiota bacterium genome:
- a CDS encoding HAMP domain-containing histidine kinase: MISQQVKLSILGMVLGLGSPLGWMLIRLLEEDQTLGMIAILKELSQFRSLYIYLTIGTIFFFSIFGYFMGHLLQKVVKKDGLLEAKTQDYMRMVSFVAHELKTPLTSVKGRIDLVLMGRYGEVDEIVKENLIKANFGCDQINEMISVYLNLARIERGELNVKISKVDIYHDVILPVIEEISGILEGHGMRIQFQNFIENQSYGLDGDSQWLKVVFRNLFANAIRYGYRDTAIEVRLNDANSSWKIEIFNLGYGIPLDYLEKIFERFEKVPRQGEMANVGTGLGLYIVKAIVEQHLGKIRCESELGKWANFILNFPKMKI, translated from the coding sequence ATGATTTCTCAACAAGTGAAATTATCTATTTTGGGAATGGTTCTGGGCTTGGGGAGTCCTCTGGGATGGATGTTGATTCGGCTTTTGGAAGAAGACCAAACTTTAGGAATGATTGCGATCTTAAAAGAACTAAGTCAATTTCGCAGTCTTTATATTTATCTTACAATCGGAACCATTTTTTTCTTTTCTATCTTTGGATATTTTATGGGGCATTTACTTCAAAAGGTGGTGAAAAAGGATGGTTTGCTTGAAGCCAAGACTCAAGACTATATGCGAATGGTGAGTTTTGTGGCTCATGAACTTAAAACGCCCCTGACTTCTGTAAAAGGCAGAATTGATTTAGTGTTGATGGGGCGTTATGGAGAGGTCGATGAGATCGTAAAGGAGAATTTAATCAAGGCAAACTTTGGGTGTGATCAAATCAATGAAATGATTTCTGTGTATTTGAATCTTGCTCGAATTGAGCGTGGAGAATTGAATGTCAAAATCTCTAAAGTAGATATTTATCATGATGTGATCTTGCCGGTTATTGAAGAGATTTCAGGGATACTAGAGGGACATGGCATGCGTATTCAGTTTCAAAATTTTATTGAAAATCAATCTTATGGGCTGGATGGGGATTCTCAATGGTTGAAAGTTGTTTTTAGAAATCTTTTTGCAAATGCTATTCGCTATGGCTACCGTGACACTGCAATTGAAGTTCGATTGAATGATGCGAACTCTTCGTGGAAGATCGAAATTTTTAACCTAGGTTACGGGATTCCTTTAGATTATTTAGAAAAAATATTTGAGAGATTTGAAAAAGTCCCCCGACAGGGCGAGATGGCTAATGTGGGAACAGGGTTAGGACTTTATATTGTAAAAGCCATCGTTGAGCAGCATTTAGGAAAAATTCGATGTGAAAGCGAACTGGGAAAATGGGCCAATTTTATTTTAAATTTTCCAAAGATGAAAATTTAA
- a CDS encoding Spy/CpxP family protein refolding chaperone, translating into MKKKMLYGFLVGTILIAGMGVSRLNANVRPFEKLMALEESGPVFLRLMMDISDLNITTDQKVAIRAILKKHWPEAKLLLKELNASRIELREVIKNSPNDEKQITHVVYKRADVAAKLAVLRGKVTAEARAILTPEQEAKVQAIFERVDHRLEQAPDRVEQFLNRE; encoded by the coding sequence ATGAAAAAGAAGATGCTTTATGGTTTTTTGGTAGGGACAATTTTAATTGCGGGAATGGGAGTTTCTCGATTGAATGCAAATGTGAGGCCTTTTGAAAAGCTGATGGCGCTTGAGGAGAGTGGCCCTGTCTTTCTTCGTTTGATGATGGACATATCGGATTTGAATATCACCACTGATCAGAAGGTAGCGATTCGTGCGATTTTAAAAAAGCATTGGCCGGAGGCAAAGCTGCTTCTGAAAGAGTTGAATGCCTCTCGGATTGAACTTCGGGAGGTGATTAAAAATAGTCCTAACGATGAAAAGCAAATCACCCATGTTGTGTATAAAAGGGCTGATGTTGCAGCGAAATTGGCCGTTTTGAGAGGGAAGGTAACGGCTGAAGCAAGAGCCATTTTAACACCTGAACAGGAAGCAAAGGTCCAGGCTATTTTTGAGAGGGTTGATCATCGTCTTGAACAGGCTCCGGATCGTGTTGAACAGTTCTTGAATCGTGAATAG
- a CDS encoding RNA polymerase sigma factor, with translation MMDVLSLKDDQLIQEALGGNESSFEELVRRYKVGVMKVVYRYARDAHEVDDMAQEVFLKAYFSLSQYRCKAPFQHWLSRIATRVALDHVRWRSRRKENFFSEMAEEDQGEWLEGVLSFLSSESNQESEVNQRDRARLLESILGELSPRDQLVLKAMELEGQTVREISEMTGWGESAIKVRLFRARKKMRKILGKRCKQAEIPL, from the coding sequence GTGATGGACGTATTAAGTCTCAAAGACGATCAATTGATTCAAGAAGCGCTCGGCGGAAATGAATCATCTTTTGAAGAGTTGGTACGCCGGTATAAGGTAGGGGTTATGAAAGTCGTTTACCGTTATGCGAGAGATGCCCATGAGGTGGATGATATGGCTCAAGAAGTTTTTCTAAAGGCTTATTTTTCTTTGAGTCAATATCGTTGTAAGGCCCCTTTTCAACATTGGCTGAGTCGCATTGCAACTCGTGTGGCGCTGGATCATGTTCGGTGGAGGAGCCGTCGGAAAGAGAATTTTTTTAGTGAAATGGCTGAGGAGGATCAGGGGGAGTGGTTGGAAGGTGTTTTATCGTTTTTGTCTTCAGAATCAAATCAAGAAAGTGAAGTGAATCAGAGAGATCGGGCAAGGCTTTTAGAATCCATTTTGGGAGAGTTATCCCCTCGGGATCAGCTGGTATTAAAGGCGATGGAGTTAGAGGGTCAAACGGTTCGAGAAATATCAGAGATGACGGGTTGGGGTGAGTCAGCGATTAAAGTGCGCCTCTTTCGGGCTCGTAAAAAAATGAGAAAAATTTTGGGAAAAAGATGCAAACAAGCGGAGATCCCGTTATGA
- a CDS encoding HAD family hydrolase, which translates to MKFKAVLFDLDGTLLDTLADLANSMNTVLENFNFPIHPIESYKSFVGEGVEYLAMMALPAKERQDSMIQNCVQAMRKEYQKRWNELTQPYPGIPELLDELAKRQVKLSILSNKPHDFTKIIVEQFLPKWKFKVVLGAQNTLPKKPHPKAALQIAKEMEEPPEKIIFLGDTKIDMETAVTAGMYAIGALWGFRTREELLQSGAKSLIQKPEELLNQF; encoded by the coding sequence ATGAAATTTAAAGCTGTATTGTTCGACCTTGATGGAACTCTCTTGGATACCCTTGCGGATCTTGCCAATTCGATGAATACTGTTCTCGAAAACTTTAACTTCCCAATTCATCCAATTGAAAGCTATAAGTCTTTTGTAGGAGAAGGGGTAGAATATCTCGCCATGATGGCTCTTCCAGCTAAAGAACGCCAGGATTCAATGATTCAAAATTGTGTTCAGGCGATGAGAAAAGAGTACCAGAAACGCTGGAATGAGTTAACACAGCCCTATCCAGGTATTCCAGAGCTCTTAGATGAGTTAGCAAAACGACAAGTAAAGCTATCCATTTTGTCAAACAAGCCACACGATTTTACAAAAATCATTGTGGAACAATTTCTTCCAAAATGGAAATTTAAAGTAGTCTTAGGGGCACAAAATACTCTTCCCAAAAAACCGCATCCCAAAGCCGCTCTTCAAATTGCAAAAGAAATGGAGGAGCCTCCAGAAAAAATTATCTTTCTGGGAGACACAAAAATTGACATGGAAACCGCTGTTACTGCTGGAATGTATGCGATCGGAGCACTCTGGGGATTTCGGACCCGAGAAGAACTCCTTCAAAGCGGGGCAAAATCGCTCATTCAAAAACCTGAAGAATTACTTAATCAGTTTTAA